A single region of the Chrysoperla carnea chromosome 5, inChrCarn1.1, whole genome shotgun sequence genome encodes:
- the LOC123301270 gene encoding protein SUPPRESSOR OF K(+) TRANSPORT GROWTH DEFECT 1-like: MNVDSISDINASINDSQNKKYEELLESFEELELHIPEEGADYVHFLNLNEICIGKVEKLIGNEEDTKSTYFLALLQIKDSLYEQRNLLLNLAETENCSRNTLQKTENDSLLKSLQSEPVSQGLSDVVGLIEVKQVLKEALVYPIKFPQIFTGSRKPWTRILLYGPPGTGKTFISNAVAVDVGASFYNISSVHLLSKYIGESEKLIHELFAQLRKSQNQNVVLIDEIDSLCKTRISDEADHTRRIKTQLLTEFQNLNDSKTVLICTTNCPWDIDAAFMRRFQRKIYVPLPNTDERLEILRKHLTGTSTNITTSEWETIIKSTHGYSGSDLEIVSNYVLYEPVKDLENGTHWIISPDGFYSPASMQTPDAFESNIEELNNNKIRTSISSYIII; encoded by the exons atgaatgtAGACAGTATATCGGATATAAATGCATCGATAAAtgattcacaaaataaaaaatatgaagaattaTTAGAAAg ttttgaaGAGCTAGAATTACATATACCAGAAGAAGGAGCGGATTATGTGCATTtcctaaatttaaatgaaatatgtattggaaaagttgaaaaattaattggaaATGAAGAAGATACTAAATCTACATATTTT cttGCTCTTTTGCAAATCAAAGATTCATTATATGAACAAAgaaatttgttgttaaatttgGCTGAAACAGAAAACTGCAGTCGGAATACTTTACAGAAAACAGAAAATGATTCACTGTTAAAATCATTACAAAGCGAACCTGTTTCACAAGGATTAAGTGATGTTGTTGGATTGATTGAAGTTAAGCAAGTTTTAAAAGAAGCTTTAGTCTACCCAATTAAATTTCCACAAATATTCACAg GTTCGCGAAAGCCTTGGACTCGTATATTATTGTATGGACCTCCTGGAACTGGAAAAACATTTATCTCAAATGCAGTCGCTGTAGATGTTGGAGCAAGTTTTTATAACATATCTAGTGTTCATTTACTGTCTAAATATATTGGGGAATCAGAGAA attaATTCACGAACTATTTGCACAACTACGAAAGAGCCAAAATCAAAATGTTGTTCTTATAGATGAAATTGATTCGTTGTGTAAAACACGCATTTCGGATGAAGCTGATCATACAAGAAG gATAAAAACCCAATTGTTAACagaattccaaaatttaaatgatagtaaaactgttttaatttgTACTACAAATTGTCCATGGGATATTGATGCTGCTTTCATGAGAAGGTTTCAACGGAAAATATATGTTCCACTTCCAAACAC AGATGAACGATTGGAAATCTTACGTAAACATTTAACAGGAACATCAACAAATATAACAACATCAGAATGGGAGACAATTATAAAAAGTACACATGGTTATTCTGGTTCTGATTTAGAAATTGTATCAAATTACGTATTATATGAACCTGTTAAAGATTTAGAAAATGGAACACATTGGATCATATCACCGGATGGTTTTTATTCACCCGCATCAATGCAGACACCAGATGCATTCGAATCAAATATTGaagagttaaataataataagattagA ACGTCAATTTCAAGTTacatcattatttaa